A genomic segment from Sandaracinaceae bacterium encodes:
- a CDS encoding sulfatase-like hydrolase/transferase: MTEQQHDQVAATGTPADTSARAEGASDEPQAAGKGRAKKLTLLALKLAFTGAMLYVIFGKVLARDGAEDLSARLANLDWRWVVAAVCMQLTAIGFATVRWQRLLVGQGIHAPWRFLGSSIMIARFWGAFTPGGFTGFGGWRIFDIAERTDKTARAAAVIGVEMILGQLAFGVVVMMASVFGAEFIGMNGVLLINAAFVTIITIGITFLARPRLFRTVSGVLPGNVQARIHTLIDAVCAYQGKGLLVAQAAALGVGVHAFNNLIYVCAARALGVELSVGQVFFASSLQILATLIPASINGMGLRETAAVALYTSPAIGLPLAVAVLIPTVGFACEMFVSAWGGLAFLLRKGGVRADITVDESEREEQFYAETGVDESRWSVPKRGLILGFGAGLLAGVLIGLAEGSVIVATSAVPTGLNAIVYGAVSYAVLCSLLGAVGGFVMAHVSRMMRREAMPEADAYARYCGAIVGLFGFVLSAFLVRRDVYDEEIAYKSKEGLLLLGSAALFGLVLYVVLSASLRFLLKKQVATPVLGIRGSLGLFVGLVALLMGITFAVGKPAIASDHQNRATPPADAGNVLVIVVDTLRADHLPAWGYQRGSTPHLDAFAADAVRFDQAFSNASWTRPSFASIMSGRMPSSHTVMGKGSRLPEEVTTMAEAMSARGFVTGGFVTNFNVEPRFNFGQGFDEYRFLEPDFVLGADADSSKLLVLQVVRRVREKFNGMLNVVAPGADYQDAETVNRELFAWLERAPSDRPWLLFAGYMDPHDPYFSHPYSGSGYSRAAHQNPRPEEAEALRRLYDGEITYWDSHFGALVAELQRRGLYDDMTIIVTSDHGEEFGEHGGFWHGDTLYDEQLRVPLMVKLPRNSRGGTVLRHWVQSIDIMPTLLRAQGLDVPEGVQGGDLFLGTDRVYAEESHAENILESIRVRSGMTERKLITANEGNPRGLPTTELFHVDDDPTEQHDRAADADSAEEIAGLRTLMAERRRWAAEGRAQSDEVPVTDMGDDEKASLCRLGYLTGEVCLDLCRRDLLSGALCNATP; encoded by the coding sequence ATGACGGAACAACAGCACGACCAGGTGGCCGCGACGGGCACCCCAGCAGACACGAGCGCCCGGGCCGAGGGCGCGAGCGACGAGCCGCAGGCGGCGGGGAAAGGGCGCGCGAAGAAGCTGACGCTGTTGGCGCTCAAGCTCGCGTTCACCGGCGCCATGCTCTACGTAATCTTCGGCAAGGTGCTGGCGCGTGACGGGGCCGAGGACTTGAGCGCCCGCCTCGCCAACCTGGATTGGCGCTGGGTGGTGGCGGCCGTGTGCATGCAGCTCACGGCGATCGGCTTCGCGACGGTCCGGTGGCAGCGTCTCCTCGTGGGTCAGGGCATCCACGCTCCGTGGCGCTTCCTGGGCAGCTCCATCATGATCGCGCGCTTCTGGGGCGCGTTCACGCCAGGCGGCTTCACCGGCTTTGGCGGCTGGCGCATCTTCGACATCGCCGAGCGCACCGACAAGACCGCGCGCGCCGCGGCCGTCATCGGCGTGGAGATGATCCTGGGTCAGCTCGCGTTCGGTGTGGTGGTGATGATGGCGAGCGTGTTCGGCGCCGAGTTCATCGGCATGAACGGCGTGCTGCTGATCAACGCGGCGTTCGTCACCATCATCACCATCGGCATCACGTTCCTCGCGCGCCCGCGGCTCTTCCGCACCGTCAGCGGGGTCCTGCCCGGCAACGTCCAGGCGCGCATCCACACGCTGATCGACGCGGTCTGCGCCTACCAGGGCAAGGGGCTGCTCGTCGCCCAGGCCGCCGCGCTCGGTGTGGGTGTGCATGCGTTCAACAACCTCATCTACGTGTGCGCCGCGCGCGCCCTCGGCGTCGAGCTCAGCGTGGGGCAAGTGTTCTTCGCGTCCTCGCTGCAGATCCTCGCCACGCTCATCCCCGCCTCCATCAACGGCATGGGCCTGCGCGAGACCGCCGCCGTCGCGCTCTACACCTCGCCCGCCATCGGCCTGCCGCTGGCCGTGGCGGTGCTCATCCCCACCGTGGGCTTCGCCTGCGAGATGTTCGTGTCGGCGTGGGGTGGTCTCGCGTTCTTGCTGCGCAAGGGCGGGGTCCGCGCCGACATCACCGTCGACGAGTCGGAGCGCGAGGAGCAGTTCTACGCGGAGACGGGCGTGGACGAGAGCCGCTGGTCGGTCCCCAAGCGCGGCCTCATCCTGGGCTTCGGCGCGGGCCTGCTGGCCGGCGTGCTGATCGGGCTCGCCGAGGGCAGCGTCATCGTGGCCACCAGCGCCGTCCCCACGGGCCTGAACGCCATCGTGTACGGCGCCGTCAGCTACGCCGTGCTGTGCTCGCTCCTGGGCGCCGTGGGCGGGTTCGTCATGGCGCACGTCAGCCGCATGATGCGTCGCGAGGCCATGCCCGAGGCCGACGCCTACGCGCGCTACTGCGGCGCCATCGTGGGGCTCTTCGGCTTCGTGCTGAGCGCGTTCCTGGTGCGCCGTGACGTGTACGACGAGGAGATCGCCTACAAGAGCAAGGAGGGGCTCCTGCTGCTCGGCAGCGCCGCGCTGTTCGGCCTCGTGCTGTACGTGGTGCTGAGCGCCAGCCTGCGCTTCCTCCTGAAGAAGCAGGTGGCCACGCCCGTGCTGGGCATCCGCGGCTCGCTCGGGTTGTTCGTCGGCCTCGTCGCGCTCCTGATGGGCATCACCTTCGCGGTGGGCAAGCCCGCCATCGCGTCGGACCACCAGAACCGCGCCACGCCCCCGGCCGACGCCGGCAACGTGCTTGTCATCGTGGTGGACACCCTGCGCGCCGACCACCTGCCCGCCTGGGGCTACCAGCGCGGCAGCACGCCCCACCTGGACGCCTTCGCGGCGGACGCCGTGCGCTTCGACCAGGCGTTCTCGAACGCCAGCTGGACGCGCCCCAGCTTCGCCTCGATCATGTCGGGCCGCATGCCCAGCAGCCACACGGTCATGGGCAAGGGCTCGCGCCTCCCGGAGGAGGTCACCACCATGGCCGAGGCCATGAGCGCGCGCGGCTTCGTCACCGGTGGCTTCGTGACCAACTTCAACGTGGAGCCGCGCTTCAACTTCGGGCAGGGCTTCGACGAGTACCGCTTCCTCGAGCCCGACTTCGTGCTGGGTGCCGACGCCGACTCCAGCAAGCTGCTGGTGCTGCAGGTGGTGCGACGCGTGCGCGAGAAGTTCAATGGCATGCTCAACGTGGTGGCCCCAGGCGCCGACTACCAGGACGCCGAGACCGTCAACCGCGAGCTCTTCGCCTGGCTGGAGCGCGCGCCCTCGGACCGCCCCTGGCTGCTGTTCGCAGGGTACATGGACCCGCATGACCCGTACTTCTCGCACCCCTACTCGGGCAGCGGGTACTCACGCGCAGCGCATCAGAACCCGCGCCCGGAGGAGGCCGAGGCCCTGCGCCGCCTGTACGACGGCGAGATCACCTACTGGGACAGCCACTTCGGCGCGCTGGTGGCCGAGCTGCAGCGGCGCGGTCTGTACGACGACATGACCATCATCGTCACGTCCGACCACGGCGAGGAGTTCGGTGAGCACGGCGGCTTCTGGCACGGCGACACGCTCTACGACGAGCAGCTGCGCGTGCCCCTCATGGTGAAGCTGCCGCGCAACAGCCGCGGCGGCACCGTGCTGCGCCACTGGGTGCAGAGCATCGACATCATGCCCACGCTGCTGCGCGCGCAGGGCCTCGACGTGCCCGAGGGCGTGCAGGGCGGTGACCTGTTCCTGGGCACGGACCGCGTCTACGCGGAGGAGAGCCACGCCGAGAACATCCTCGAGAGCATCCGCGTGCGCAGCGGCATGACCGAGCGCAAGCTGATCACGGCCAACGAGGGCAACCCCCGCGGCCTGCCCACCACGGAGCTGTTCCACGTGGACGACGACCCGACCGAGCAGCACGACCGCGCCGCCGACGCGGACAGCGCGGAGGAGATCGCGGGGCTGCGCACGCTGATGGCCGAGCGTCGCCGCTGGGCCGCCGAAGGGCGCGCGCAGTCGGACGAGGTGCCGGTCACAGACATGGGGGACGATGAGAAGGCCAGCCTGTGCCGGCTCGGCTACCTGACGGGGGAGGTCTGCTTGGACCTGTGCCGGCGCGACCTGCTGAGCGGCGCGCTCTGCAACGCGACCCCGTGA
- a CDS encoding DUF839 domain-containing protein: MAKPRSPQPLSRRGFLQRSAAGTGALLLGPSLLGSSVSGCGGDGDVPVPTPAAGDLTRHGALQPANEFGMRMPAGFTGRVIATSGQPVIAGEDYMWHPFPDGGATFETTDQGYIYVSNSEFPIIRGRSGVGAIRFDRNGNILDAYPILTGSTWNCSGGPTPWGTWLSGEEHAEGVVWECDPTGERAGVELTALGVFYHEAVAVDPVRMRLYLTEDRPDGRFYRFTPDALDDNGNPILTAGTLEVMQVTAGETGAVTWSAVIDPSAETTPTREQVPESTAFDGGEGVWYFDDEVYFTTKGDDRIWAHHVVDDTLRIVYDAGTVADPILQGVDFILATTGGDLLVAEDGDDMQVVAVSPSGEVVPLVQLEGHDTSEITGLAFDPTLRRLYFSSQRGVNGAGTGVTYEVTGPFFGPLG, encoded by the coding sequence ATGGCAAAGCCCCGCTCCCCGCAACCCCTCAGCCGTCGAGGCTTCCTCCAACGCAGCGCTGCCGGCACCGGTGCGCTCCTCCTCGGCCCCTCGCTGCTCGGCTCGAGCGTGAGCGGCTGTGGCGGAGACGGGGATGTGCCCGTGCCGACACCTGCCGCGGGCGACCTCACGCGCCACGGCGCGCTCCAGCCCGCCAACGAGTTCGGCATGCGTATGCCCGCGGGGTTCACGGGGCGGGTGATCGCCACGTCGGGGCAGCCCGTGATCGCCGGCGAGGACTACATGTGGCACCCGTTCCCGGACGGAGGCGCCACGTTCGAGACGACCGACCAAGGCTACATCTACGTCTCGAACAGCGAGTTCCCCATCATCCGCGGGCGCTCGGGCGTGGGCGCCATCCGCTTCGACCGCAACGGCAACATCCTCGACGCTTATCCCATCCTGACCGGCTCCACGTGGAACTGCTCGGGCGGCCCGACGCCGTGGGGCACGTGGCTGTCTGGCGAGGAGCACGCCGAGGGCGTGGTGTGGGAGTGCGACCCGACCGGCGAGCGCGCCGGGGTCGAGCTCACGGCGCTGGGCGTCTTCTATCACGAGGCCGTGGCCGTGGACCCCGTGCGCATGCGCCTGTACCTGACGGAAGACCGCCCAGACGGGCGCTTCTACCGCTTCACGCCCGACGCGCTGGACGACAACGGCAACCCCATCCTCACGGCCGGCACCCTCGAGGTCATGCAGGTGACCGCGGGCGAGACGGGGGCCGTCACGTGGTCCGCCGTGATCGACCCCAGCGCCGAGACCACGCCGACCCGCGAGCAGGTGCCCGAGAGCACCGCCTTCGACGGGGGCGAGGGCGTCTGGTACTTCGACGACGAGGTCTACTTCACGACCAAGGGCGACGACCGCATCTGGGCACACCACGTGGTCGACGACACGCTGCGCATCGTCTACGACGCGGGCACGGTGGCCGATCCCATCCTGCAAGGGGTGGACTTCATCCTGGCCACCACGGGTGGTGACCTGCTCGTGGCCGAGGACGGCGACGACATGCAGGTGGTGGCCGTCTCGCCCAGCGGCGAGGTCGTGCCCCTCGTGCAGCTGGAAGGGCACGACACGTCGGAGATCACCGGGCTCGCCTTCGACCCCACGCTGCGCAGGCTGTACTTCAGCTCGCAGCGTGGCGTGAACGGCGCGGGGACGGGCGTGACCTACGAGGTCACCGGGCCGTTCTTCGGCCCGCTCGGCTGA
- a CDS encoding HAD-IA family hydrolase: MRYPNLIFDLDDTLIDSFGQYVAAHQRVAAELSLRVPSRDELVVYLSTWEETLQRLWPGVDPAPFMARYLTLVTQYPYPAVPGVRATLAKLRELGHHLTIVTKRSRRHLALRMEQAELPMALFDGIFAVEDQPAPKPDPRCFEPVWELLGEARPERCLYVGDRLDDQRAAAGAGITFVAVGTGPEGLAVFDGHVPKSHQLDSAAQLDAWLSR, from the coding sequence ATGCGCTACCCCAACCTGATCTTCGACCTCGACGACACCCTGATCGACTCCTTCGGTCAGTACGTCGCCGCGCACCAGCGCGTGGCGGCCGAGCTCTCCCTGCGCGTGCCCTCGCGAGACGAGCTGGTGGTCTACCTCTCGACCTGGGAGGAGACCCTGCAGCGCCTCTGGCCAGGCGTGGATCCTGCCCCGTTCATGGCACGCTACCTCACGCTGGTGACGCAGTACCCGTACCCCGCGGTGCCGGGCGTGCGGGCTACCCTCGCGAAGCTGCGCGAGCTGGGGCATCACCTGACCATCGTCACCAAGCGTTCGCGGCGGCACCTGGCGCTGCGGATGGAGCAGGCCGAGCTCCCCATGGCGCTCTTCGATGGCATCTTCGCCGTGGAGGACCAGCCCGCCCCCAAGCCGGACCCGCGCTGCTTCGAGCCCGTGTGGGAGCTGCTGGGCGAGGCGCGGCCCGAGCGTTGCCTCTACGTGGGCGACCGCCTCGACGATCAGCGCGCGGCTGCAGGCGCTGGCATCACGTTCGTCGCCGTCGGGACGGGCCCAGAGGGGCTCGCCGTGTTCGACGGACACGTGCCGAAGAGCCACCAGCTCGACAGCGCCGCGCAGCTCGATGCGTGGCTCTCACGCTGA
- a CDS encoding PaaI family thioesterase, with product MPTDPQWMKPPEHASSPDWAAQRELASAVRALIADCIETRADADTLASVTEAVRAVSATLAGHPRIRARDAYREGHYRQHPERFVDQGAMLGRSNPVAGPLVLRREGERVVGEISLGPAHGGAPGLVHGGVVATLLDEVLGHAAISTGVSVVTATLNVRYHAPTPLGVTLRCEGWIAEHTGRRFKLKGQILAGDKRTASAEGVFVDVSGDRFDAIMPRAAEG from the coding sequence ATGCCGACCGATCCGCAGTGGATGAAGCCCCCCGAGCACGCCAGCAGCCCCGACTGGGCGGCGCAGCGAGAGCTCGCGAGCGCCGTGCGCGCCCTGATCGCCGACTGCATCGAGACGCGAGCAGACGCCGACACGCTAGCCAGCGTGACGGAGGCCGTGCGCGCCGTGAGCGCGACGCTCGCAGGGCACCCGCGCATTCGCGCGCGGGACGCGTATCGAGAGGGCCACTACAGGCAGCACCCCGAGCGCTTCGTCGACCAAGGAGCCATGCTGGGCCGCAGCAACCCCGTGGCCGGACCGCTCGTGTTGCGGCGCGAGGGTGAGCGCGTGGTCGGTGAGATCTCCCTCGGACCCGCGCACGGTGGCGCCCCCGGCTTGGTGCATGGCGGCGTCGTCGCCACGCTCCTGGACGAGGTGCTGGGGCACGCGGCCATCTCCACCGGGGTATCGGTGGTGACGGCCACGCTGAACGTCCGCTACCACGCGCCCACCCCGCTCGGCGTCACGCTGCGCTGCGAGGGATGGATCGCCGAACACACGGGGCGGCGCTTCAAGCTCAAGGGCCAGATCCTGGCTGGGGACAAGCGCACGGCCAGCGCGGAGGGCGTCTTCGTCGACGTGTCTGGCGACCGCTTCGACGCGATCATGCCGCGAGCGGCCGAAGGCTGA
- a CDS encoding response regulator produces the protein MSVERRPIASISWHLRRMLLIGGAWFGVLGALYLLTPPLEPGLPIALVNFGVALACFVVTYLDVRLDGRWAFPLTFAAATCVSAAPLSVVGFSGDPDQSVVIVISMVAGAGIIPSALASTYFTLLLGLGWLVLRPAMLPAQGSHWLINVAVAGGASVVIALTRERFVRTIVALAQQGDEAREMLVAQTHEIADARDAALESARAKGRFLANMSHEIRTPLNGIVGMLSLLRRTRLSTEQAEFVSEVVRSSELLMAIVNDILDVSKIEAGAVELELVAFDIAQLIEEVASAHAATALHRGIELIADVDANLPKQVVGDPLRVRQVITNLVSNAIKFTSDGEVVLTVQLVDSPRDGVVRLRLAVTDTGVGIAADKLLTIFNPFSQADTSTTRRFGGTGLGLSICRQLVELMGSELEVSSMLGQGSSFSFALELEKEDLLTTRGLTVNARLWHAHVLVMDASERMRLTLKSQLGAWGVESVLTQSPADAVQAVRGRAQANEPSIDVAIVDVASLGQPAARAAQELGAVLAPLGCVMVAMGASLGELRQQLEECGFVAELPKPIHRNRLLDALNTALAAEPIVPVVGAPPSERPRSPSLSEGGHEVSLNGRTVLVVEDNETNQRVAVAQLRALGFASVVVGDGAEALRLLRDSEHGFWCVLMDGQMPVMDGYEATAEVRALEQRSGRERLPIIALTANAMPGDREKALDAGMDAYLAKPFTLDQLEAALQIGCASAPGSLPSRMATDSPEWRETLDMAVVEQLKALEEVSPGFFAQVVETYLGTSDENVRDLLAASTAGDLHTVQRRAHALVGSSRQVGAMHVGQLCATIEHAAALDDVAHELAELSDAVHQAQQALLAVVRAGA, from the coding sequence ATGAGCGTCGAACGAAGGCCCATCGCCAGCATCAGCTGGCACCTCCGACGCATGCTGTTGATCGGCGGCGCGTGGTTCGGCGTGTTGGGAGCGTTGTACCTCCTCACCCCTCCTCTCGAGCCCGGGCTGCCCATCGCGCTCGTGAACTTCGGCGTCGCGTTGGCCTGCTTCGTCGTCACGTACTTGGACGTGCGTCTCGACGGTCGCTGGGCCTTCCCGCTGACGTTCGCGGCCGCGACTTGCGTATCCGCGGCGCCGCTCTCCGTGGTGGGCTTCAGCGGGGACCCGGACCAGAGCGTGGTGATCGTGATCAGCATGGTGGCGGGCGCGGGCATCATCCCGAGCGCGCTCGCGTCGACGTACTTCACGTTGCTGTTGGGGCTCGGGTGGCTCGTGCTGCGGCCCGCCATGCTCCCCGCGCAGGGCTCGCACTGGCTCATCAACGTGGCCGTCGCAGGTGGCGCGTCGGTGGTCATCGCGCTCACGCGAGAGCGGTTCGTCCGCACCATCGTCGCGCTGGCGCAGCAAGGCGACGAGGCGCGTGAGATGCTGGTGGCTCAAACACACGAGATCGCCGACGCGCGCGACGCAGCCCTCGAGTCGGCGCGCGCCAAGGGCCGCTTCCTGGCCAACATGAGCCACGAGATCCGGACGCCGCTCAACGGCATCGTGGGCATGCTCTCGCTGCTCCGTCGCACGCGACTGTCCACCGAGCAGGCCGAGTTCGTGAGCGAAGTGGTGCGCTCGAGCGAGCTGCTGATGGCCATCGTCAACGACATCCTCGACGTGTCGAAGATCGAGGCAGGGGCCGTGGAGCTCGAGCTGGTGGCCTTCGACATCGCGCAGCTCATCGAGGAGGTGGCGTCGGCGCACGCTGCGACGGCGCTGCACCGCGGCATCGAGCTGATCGCCGACGTCGACGCGAACCTCCCGAAGCAAGTGGTGGGGGACCCGCTGCGCGTGCGGCAAGTCATCACCAATTTGGTGTCGAACGCCATCAAGTTCACGTCCGACGGCGAGGTCGTGCTGACGGTGCAGCTGGTCGACAGCCCACGCGACGGCGTGGTGCGTCTGCGCCTCGCCGTCACGGACACGGGTGTGGGGATCGCGGCCGACAAGCTGCTGACCATCTTCAACCCGTTCTCACAGGCCGACACGTCCACCACGCGCCGCTTCGGTGGAACGGGCCTCGGGCTGTCCATCTGTCGTCAGCTCGTCGAGCTGATGGGCAGCGAGCTCGAGGTGAGCAGCATGCTCGGTCAGGGCAGCTCGTTCAGCTTCGCGCTGGAGCTGGAGAAGGAAGACCTGCTCACGACGCGCGGGCTGACGGTCAACGCGCGCCTCTGGCATGCCCACGTGCTGGTGATGGACGCGTCCGAGCGCATGCGCCTCACGCTCAAGTCTCAGCTCGGGGCGTGGGGCGTCGAGTCCGTGCTCACGCAGTCTCCCGCCGACGCGGTGCAGGCGGTGCGGGGACGGGCCCAGGCGAACGAGCCGAGCATCGACGTGGCCATCGTGGACGTCGCCAGCCTGGGGCAGCCTGCGGCGAGGGCGGCGCAGGAGCTCGGGGCCGTCCTCGCGCCGCTGGGCTGCGTGATGGTGGCCATGGGCGCCTCGCTCGGCGAGCTCCGCCAACAGCTCGAAGAGTGCGGCTTCGTGGCCGAATTGCCCAAGCCCATCCACCGCAATCGCCTGCTGGACGCGCTGAACACGGCCCTGGCGGCCGAGCCCATCGTGCCCGTGGTGGGCGCGCCTCCGTCCGAGCGGCCGCGCAGTCCTTCGCTGAGCGAAGGTGGCCACGAGGTGTCGCTCAACGGGCGCACGGTGCTCGTGGTCGAGGACAACGAGACCAACCAACGGGTCGCGGTGGCGCAGCTGCGCGCGCTGGGCTTCGCCTCGGTGGTCGTCGGGGACGGGGCGGAGGCGCTCAGGCTGTTGCGCGATTCGGAGCACGGCTTCTGGTGCGTCTTGATGGACGGACAGATGCCCGTCATGGACGGCTATGAAGCGACCGCCGAAGTGCGCGCGCTCGAGCAGCGCTCGGGGCGCGAGCGCCTGCCGATCATCGCGCTCACGGCCAACGCCATGCCGGGCGACCGCGAGAAGGCGCTCGACGCGGGCATGGACGCCTACTTGGCGAAGCCCTTCACGCTCGACCAGCTCGAGGCAGCGCTGCAAATCGGCTGCGCCTCGGCCCCGGGTTCGTTACCATCCCGCATGGCGACGGACAGCCCCGAGTGGCGTGAGACGCTGGACATGGCGGTGGTCGAGCAGCTGAAGGCGCTGGAAGAGGTGAGCCCTGGCTTCTTTGCCCAGGTGGTCGAGACGTACCTGGGCACCAGCGACGAGAACGTCCGCGACCTGTTGGCTGCGTCTACCGCGGGGGACCTGCACACCGTCCAGCGTCGCGCGCACGCGCTGGTTGGCAGCAGCCGGCAGGTCGGCGCCATGCACGTGGGGCAGCTGTGCGCGACCATCGAGCACGCGGCGGCGTTGGACGACGTCGCCCACGAGCTCGCGGAGCTCTCCGACGCGGTGCACCAAGCGCAGCAGGCGCTGCTCGCCGTCGTGCGCGCGGGCGCGTAG